A window of Apium graveolens cultivar Ventura chromosome 8, ASM990537v1, whole genome shotgun sequence contains these coding sequences:
- the LOC141679049 gene encoding protein IQ-DOMAIN 19-like: MGKAGKWIKNFLSGNKSSSHQPQSVPVDAHHYAKTPISDSLASSKDKRRWSFRKASSTETYQHELNVVDTTSNMKSTLEAENEQKRHALEVAVETAAAADAAAKAANEAVMRLTYSSPRIPTLIKGSAAGADADAAAKAANEAVMRRTYSSPRIPTAVKDTAAGVDADAAAYMVNEAVIRLTYTSLRVATSVQDTAATKIQSVFRSYLARKALIALKGLVKLQALVRGHLVRKQATATFRCLQALLTAQARARARRIKMINEPNPYNPKDDHVKIVEVDIGVTRGNAKSMISYFNNKHTDNRYCTYHHQYSKQDHQHMSPAPSAITNMSSKSNSGHFNDFFHSIPHRSRQYVPSMDKPHPSKVQLLHKAENDRCYEYQFSPNYMANTKSSKAKFRSHSAPKQRPGDTFQRQPSKRRVSMEGKNLPRTVRMERSSSLVCSTPQNYHPWPELDESAISMKDSECGSNSTLLTNSHYYRF; the protein is encoded by the exons ATGGGGAAGGCTGGCAAGTGGATTAAGAACTTTTTATCAGGGAACAAGAGTTCAAGCCATCAGCCACAGTCAGTCCCTGTTGATGCTCATCACTATGCAAAAACTCCTATTTCCGACTCACTGGCAAGCTCAAAGGATAAAAGAAGATGGAGCTTTCGAAAGGCATCAAGCACTGAAACATACCAGCACGAACTCAATGTAGTGGACACAACTTCAAATATGAAATCAACACTAGAAGCTGAGAATGAACAGAAGAGGCATGCCTTGGAAGTTGCAGTGGAAACTGCTGCGGCTGCTGATGCTGCAGCAAAGGCCGCGAATGAAGCTGTGATGAGACTAACTTATTCTTCTCCTCGGATACCCACTTTAATTAAAGGTTCTGCTGCAGGcgctgatgctgatgctgcagcAAAGGCGGCGAATGAAGCTGTGATGAGACGAACTTATTCTTCTCCTCGGATACCCACTGCAGTTAAAGATACTGCTGCAGGTGTTGATGCTGATGCTGCAGCATACATGGTGAATGAAGCTGTGATCAGACTAACTTATACTTCTCTTCGGGTAGCCACTTCAGTTCAAGATACCGCTGCTACCAAAATTCAGTCTGTTTTCCGGTCTTACTTG GCAAGAAAAGCATTGATCGCATTGAAAGGACTGGTGAAGTTGCAGGCATTGGTGAGGGGTCATCTAGTGAGGAAACAGGCTACTGCAACATTTCGGTGCTTGCAGGCCTTGTTGACCGCTCAGGCTCGAGCTCGTGCCAGAAGAATTAAAATGATTAATGAACCAAATCCATATAACCCGAAG GATGACCACGTCAAGATTGTGGAAGTGGATATTGGTGTTACAAGAGGAAATGCAAAGAGCATGATAAGCTATTTCAACAATAAACACACAGACAATAGATACTGCACTTATCATCACCAATACTCGAAACAAGATCATCAACACATGTCACCAGCACCGTCAGCTATTACCAACATGAGCTCCAAATCAAACAGCGGGCATTTTAATGATTTTTTCCACAGCATTCCACACCGAAGTCGTCAGTATGTTCCATCTATGGATAAACCTCACCCGTCAAAAGTTCAACTCTTGCATAAAGCGGAGAATGACAGGTGTTATGAGTACCAGTTTTCCCCAAATTACATGGCCAATACAAAGTCTTCAAAGGCAAAATTTCGATCACACAGTGCACCAAAACAGCGTCCTGGAGATACATTTCAACGCCAACCAAGCAAGCGGAGAGTATCAATGGAGGGGAAGAATTTGCCAAGAACTGTACGGATGGAAAGATCATCTTCACTCGTTTGCTCAACTCCACAGAATTACCACCCTTGGCCAGAGCTCGATGAATCAGCAATTTCGATGAAagatagtgaatgtggatcaaaCAGTACATTGTTGACAAATTCCCATTACTACAGATTTTAG